In Deinococcus sp. QL22, the following are encoded in one genomic region:
- a CDS encoding ABC transporter permease subunit — protein MTTSLPLPAKRTTVPPEGTRGVLIAILVLTVLLGGAALIGWLLASVTARALPDAPPYMILVYTLGALLVLTPITGRLVPWIVNWFYLFPALVFVIAFTVLPIILTVNYAFTNYSGQNSGNPDSGVRTAATLSADRRVVTLGETPEADSVQAYLRCRAATCVGDTLVLLDEDASSPVRARIASIQGNSVTLTAPVAAGFALADVTRINRIERVGLANFQEIFSKASSALWPVFLWTIIFAFSTVVINGLAGLILGILLYNKRLKGRNIYRTLLFLPWAIPAVISVQMWVALYNQQFGIVNKALGLLGFAAVPWLNDPLWAKVSILLVNLWLGFPYMMTATISALATINEDLYEAASIDGASRWQQIQSITLPLLRTAFTPILLSGFAFNFNNFGIIYLLTAGGPAQEGRESTAQSTDILLSWGYNTAFASAGGQNYALASAIALIIFFLTLAISLVNFKAAGVFEEARK, from the coding sequence ATGACCACGTCCCTGCCTCTTCCTGCCAAACGCACCACTGTTCCCCCGGAGGGAACCCGCGGCGTACTGATCGCCATTTTGGTGCTGACGGTGTTACTGGGCGGCGCGGCCCTGATCGGCTGGCTGCTGGCGAGTGTTACGGCCCGCGCCCTGCCTGACGCCCCCCCGTACATGATTCTGGTGTACACCCTGGGCGCACTGCTCGTGCTGACGCCTATTACGGGGCGGCTGGTGCCATGGATCGTCAACTGGTTTTACCTGTTTCCGGCGCTGGTGTTCGTGATCGCCTTTACGGTGCTGCCCATCATCCTGACCGTCAATTACGCCTTTACCAACTACAGCGGCCAGAACAGCGGCAACCCGGATTCGGGTGTCAGAACAGCGGCGACGCTGAGCGCAGACCGCCGCGTGGTCACTCTGGGCGAAACGCCGGAAGCCGATTCGGTGCAGGCCTATCTGCGTTGCCGGGCGGCCACCTGTGTGGGCGATACCCTGGTGCTGCTGGACGAGGACGCTTCGTCGCCTGTGCGGGCGCGGATTGCCAGCATTCAGGGCAACAGCGTGACGCTGACGGCCCCCGTTGCCGCCGGATTCGCGCTGGCCGACGTGACCCGCATCAACCGCATCGAGCGCGTGGGCCTCGCCAACTTTCAGGAAATTTTTTCCAAGGCCAGCAGTGCGCTGTGGCCTGTCTTCCTGTGGACAATCATCTTTGCCTTTTCGACTGTAGTCATCAACGGTCTGGCGGGCCTGATTCTGGGCATCTTGCTCTACAACAAGCGTCTGAAGGGCCGCAACATCTACCGCACGTTGCTGTTCTTGCCGTGGGCCATTCCCGCCGTCATCAGCGTGCAGATGTGGGTGGCGCTGTACAACCAGCAATTCGGCATCGTGAATAAGGCGCTGGGGCTGCTGGGCTTTGCCGCCGTGCCCTGGCTCAACGATCCACTGTGGGCCAAAGTCTCTATTCTGCTGGTCAACCTGTGGCTGGGCTTTCCCTACATGATGACCGCCACCATCAGCGCTCTGGCCACCATCAACGAAGACTTGTACGAAGCTGCCTCCATCGACGGCGCGAGCCGCTGGCAGCAAATCCAGTCCATCACCCTGCCTCTGCTGCGAACGGCTTTTACCCCGATTCTGCTGTCGGGCTTTGCCTTCAACTTCAACAATTTCGGCATTATTTATCTGCTCACGGCGGGCGGCCCGGCTCAGGAAGGCCGCGAAAGCACCGCGCAGAGTACGGACATTTTGCTGTCTTGGGGCTATAACACTGCTTTTGCCAGTGCAGGCGGCCAGAATTATGCCCTGGCCAGTGCCATTGCCCTGATCATCTTTTTCCTGACGCTCGCCATCAGCCTCGTCAACTTTAAGGCCGCTGGCGTGTTCGAGGAGGCCCGCAAATGA
- a CDS encoding maltose ABC transporter substrate-binding protein — protein MKKALTLLSLALLGSALTSQAGAATLTVWTHFGGPELAWLKSQAADFTKKTGTQISLVSVPFDNIPDKFIQSAPKGQGPDVVVTLPQDRLGQLAAAGVVEPMDKYVTSRTDFDKTALTAMTYKGKLFGLPMFAESVALVYNKKLIPTAPTTWNAFLAAAQKNTGNGKFGFLADLSNAYMNYGVVSAYGGYVFKNTSGTLNPKDIGLANAGAEKASAFLNDLRYKYNLVPEGVDGGAAKSAFVDGRLAMLLTGPWDIGDIKKAGIDYGIAAFPTPPGATGKWSPFVGVQGTMINAYGKQKAASAQFAKQISSSTAQVSFNKAGGRIPISLSARTKLKSDPVVAGFGKTISMGTPMPNIVEMGSVWGPWSAAIAQSVQKPNQNYSQILDKAVSEINSNIK, from the coding sequence ATGAAGAAAGCCTTGACACTGTTGTCTCTCGCCCTGCTGGGCAGCGCCCTGACCTCTCAGGCTGGCGCGGCCACCCTCACCGTCTGGACCCACTTTGGCGGCCCCGAACTGGCATGGCTCAAGTCTCAGGCTGCCGACTTCACCAAGAAGACGGGCACCCAGATTTCGCTCGTCAGCGTGCCCTTCGACAACATTCCTGACAAGTTCATTCAGAGTGCGCCCAAGGGCCAAGGCCCCGACGTCGTGGTGACGCTGCCCCAAGACCGCCTGGGCCAGTTGGCCGCTGCCGGTGTTGTGGAGCCGATGGACAAGTACGTGACCAGCCGCACTGATTTTGACAAGACCGCACTGACGGCCATGACCTACAAGGGCAAGCTGTTTGGCCTGCCTATGTTCGCCGAAAGCGTGGCGCTGGTGTACAACAAGAAGCTCATCCCTACCGCGCCCACCACCTGGAACGCCTTCCTTGCAGCGGCCCAGAAGAACACTGGCAATGGTAAGTTCGGCTTCCTCGCCGACCTGAGCAACGCCTACATGAACTACGGCGTGGTCAGCGCTTACGGCGGCTACGTGTTCAAAAACACCAGTGGCACCCTGAACCCCAAAGACATCGGCCTTGCCAACGCCGGAGCCGAAAAAGCCAGCGCGTTCCTGAACGACCTGCGCTACAAGTACAACCTCGTACCCGAGGGTGTAGACGGCGGCGCAGCCAAGAGTGCGTTCGTCGACGGACGCCTCGCCATGTTGCTCACCGGCCCCTGGGACATCGGCGACATCAAAAAAGCAGGCATCGACTACGGGATCGCCGCCTTCCCCACCCCTCCCGGCGCAACCGGCAAGTGGAGCCCCTTCGTGGGTGTGCAGGGCACCATGATCAACGCCTACGGTAAGCAGAAGGCCGCTTCGGCGCAGTTTGCCAAGCAGATCTCTTCCAGCACCGCGCAGGTCAGCTTTAACAAGGCCGGGGGCCGTATTCCCATCAGCCTCAGCGCCCGCACCAAACTGAAGTCCGACCCCGTGGTGGCAGGCTTCGGCAAGACCATCAGCATGGGCACTCCTATGCCCAACATTGTGGAAATGGGGAGCGTGTGGGGGCCTTGGAGCGCCGCGATTGCCCAGAGCGTGCAAAAGCCCAACCAGAACTACTCGCAGATTCTGGACAAAGCCGTTTCCGAAATTAACAGCAACATCAAGTAA
- a CDS encoding sugar ABC transporter permease encodes MTALPTPQNLPPGGYVHKEPSALRRAAPWLVAAAVVIGFLVLGYFLARNMAGRPKSFTIYFVERGWIRFLLFLLAASGVLALTSLIGQRIGIARTGRKISYAAVLGDQLTHLFLMLVVLTAIYPLLYVLIAAFDPRNSLFAFPNFSDPNILYRSGLLPNLQVLSFENYAALFDGVTIPGWQLVLAGIVGAALTALLILAIIGRVGRESERLTQARAWAMRALIAALALLVIFMVPSQFTGQGNESKFLLSVRNTLLVSGVTGFLAIVLSTTAGYAMARLRFPGRFQMLLFFIFIQMFPVFLALVAVYTLMVILGLVNTFTGLILAYSGGAIAFNTWIFKGYVESLPESLEEAAMVDGATRWQTFLQVVLPLSGGILVFIFLNQFIGTYAEFILASILLTGVDQWTVGVMLRSFTTGQFSTKWGIFSAAATLGALPIIALFYGFQGYFVGGTVSGGVKE; translated from the coding sequence ATGACTGCCCTTCCGACTCCCCAAAATCTGCCGCCCGGTGGGTACGTGCACAAGGAACCGAGCGCACTGCGCCGCGCCGCGCCCTGGCTGGTGGCCGCTGCTGTCGTCATCGGCTTTCTCGTGCTGGGCTACTTTTTGGCCCGCAACATGGCGGGCAGGCCCAAAAGTTTCACCATCTATTTTGTAGAAAGAGGCTGGATTCGCTTCCTGCTGTTCCTGCTGGCCGCCAGCGGCGTGTTGGCCCTCACCAGCCTGATCGGGCAGAGAATCGGCATAGCCCGCACCGGGCGCAAAATCAGTTACGCCGCCGTGCTGGGCGATCAACTGACGCACCTGTTCCTGATGCTGGTCGTGCTGACTGCCATCTATCCACTGCTGTACGTGCTGATTGCGGCCTTCGACCCCCGCAATAGCCTGTTCGCCTTCCCCAATTTCTCTGACCCCAACATCTTGTACCGCTCTGGTTTGCTGCCCAATTTGCAGGTGCTCAGCTTTGAAAACTACGCCGCACTGTTCGACGGTGTAACTATTCCGGGCTGGCAACTGGTCTTGGCCGGGATCGTGGGCGCGGCCCTGACCGCCCTGCTGATTCTGGCCATCATCGGCAGAGTGGGCCGCGAGAGCGAACGCCTGACGCAGGCGCGGGCCTGGGCCATGCGTGCTCTGATCGCCGCACTCGCCCTGCTGGTCATCTTTATGGTGCCCTCGCAGTTTACGGGGCAAGGCAATGAGAGCAAATTCCTGCTGTCGGTACGCAACACGCTACTAGTGTCGGGCGTCACGGGCTTCCTGGCGATTGTTCTCAGTACCACCGCAGGCTACGCGATGGCCCGTCTGCGCTTTCCAGGCCGGTTCCAGATGCTGCTGTTTTTTATCTTTATTCAGATGTTCCCAGTCTTCCTGGCGCTGGTGGCCGTGTACACCCTGATGGTCATTCTGGGTCTCGTCAACACCTTTACGGGCCTGATTCTGGCGTACTCTGGCGGCGCGATTGCCTTCAACACCTGGATTTTCAAGGGCTATGTGGAAAGCCTGCCGGAGTCGCTGGAAGAAGCCGCGATGGTGGACGGCGCGACCCGCTGGCAAACGTTCTTACAGGTGGTCTTGCCCCTGTCGGGCGGCATTCTGGTCTTCATTTTCCTGAACCAATTTATCGGCACCTACGCCGAATTCATTCTGGCAAGCATCCTGCTGACGGGCGTGGATCAGTGGACGGTGGGCGTGATGCTCCGCAGCTTTACCACCGGGCAATTCAGTACCAAGTGGGGCATCTTTTCGGCCGCCGCTACCCTGGGTGCGCTTCCGATTATTGCCCTCTTCTACGGTTTCCAGGGCTACTTCGTGGGCGGAACCGTATCCGGCGGCGTGAAGGAATAG
- a CDS encoding acyl-CoA dehydrogenase family protein, translating into MTSPAKDATASNPMAPNPMDLLAQIDLQALGKLSGRVDLPALLNAASRMSDGQLKQLTRMVSGDTGKKAALPTANGDFYGLMDTLTDDEREVAAQTKEFMHTHVAPIMNEYWSRDEFPKHLIPELRKLDLLRKIWNEDGTRKPNATIIEGLVTLEACKVDVSTAVFFGVHAGLAFASIALGGSAEQKAEWLPKMMDLETIGAFGLTEPEGGSQVSQGMRTTCKRDGDGWILNGEKKWIGNSTFSDLTVIWARDVDTQEVRGFIVRAGTPGFDVKKIEGKIALRIVENGHITLENCRIEERDRLQAVQGWRTTADVLRLTRAGVAWQGVGCAMGAYELALTYSQTRKQFGKRIGEFQLIQNHLVHMLGNVTSMFTLCLRLSYMADRGEMNDEHAALAKVFTAARCRETVAFARETFGGNGILLEHGVAKHFADTEAIYSYEGTNEINTLVVGRAITGLSAFV; encoded by the coding sequence ATGACCTCTCCTGCCAAGGACGCGACGGCTTCCAATCCGATGGCCCCTAATCCGATGGATCTGCTGGCCCAGATTGACCTTCAGGCGCTGGGCAAACTGAGCGGGCGCGTAGACCTGCCTGCCCTGCTGAACGCTGCCTCACGCATGAGCGATGGTCAACTGAAGCAACTGACGCGCATGGTGTCGGGCGACACGGGCAAAAAGGCAGCGTTGCCCACCGCCAACGGCGACTTTTATGGCCTGATGGACACCCTGACGGACGATGAGCGCGAGGTGGCCGCACAGACCAAAGAGTTTATGCACACGCACGTTGCGCCCATCATGAACGAATACTGGAGCCGCGACGAGTTCCCCAAACACCTGATTCCTGAACTGCGGAAGCTAGATTTGTTGCGTAAAATCTGGAACGAGGACGGCACGCGCAAACCCAACGCCACCATTATTGAAGGGCTGGTGACGCTGGAAGCCTGCAAAGTAGACGTCAGTACGGCTGTCTTTTTCGGCGTGCATGCGGGCCTTGCCTTTGCCTCCATCGCGCTGGGCGGCAGCGCCGAGCAAAAAGCCGAATGGCTGCCCAAAATGATGGATCTGGAGACCATCGGTGCTTTCGGCCTGACTGAACCCGAGGGCGGCTCTCAGGTGAGTCAGGGCATGCGAACCACCTGCAAGCGCGACGGCGACGGCTGGATTCTGAACGGCGAGAAAAAGTGGATCGGCAACAGCACCTTCAGTGACCTGACCGTGATCTGGGCACGCGACGTGGACACCCAGGAAGTGCGCGGCTTTATCGTGCGGGCCGGAACGCCGGGCTTCGACGTCAAGAAGATCGAGGGCAAGATCGCCCTGCGGATCGTGGAAAACGGGCACATTACTCTGGAGAACTGCCGGATCGAGGAACGTGACCGCCTGCAAGCCGTGCAAGGTTGGCGCACCACCGCCGACGTGCTGCGCCTGACCCGTGCGGGCGTGGCGTGGCAGGGCGTGGGCTGCGCGATGGGAGCCTACGAACTGGCCCTCACCTACAGCCAGACCCGCAAGCAGTTCGGCAAGCGCATCGGCGAATTTCAACTGATTCAGAATCACCTCGTGCATATGCTCGGCAACGTGACCAGCATGTTTACGCTGTGCCTGCGCCTGTCCTATATGGCAGACCGGGGCGAGATGAACGACGAACACGCCGCACTTGCCAAGGTGTTTACCGCCGCCCGCTGCCGCGAAACGGTGGCCTTTGCCCGCGAAACCTTCGGTGGCAACGGCATCCTACTGGAACACGGCGTCGCCAAGCACTTTGCCGACACCGAAGCGATCTACAGCTATGAAGGCACGAACGAGATTAATACGCTGGTGGTGGGGCGGGCGATTACGGGCCTCAGCGCCTTTGTCTAA
- a CDS encoding TetR/AcrR family transcriptional regulator produces the protein MVSETPRPARARSPEEKSQRRDDILRAAERLWTNTPYADLSMNQVAREAKLAKGTLYLYFDTKEELFLALLTEHLQQWLAHLTGMLAERQPKTPNDVADVIIDSSKGYEALRRLLILLGTVLERNVRPELTLNFKRDVRRMLQEVIAQMPFEPDLTLKIIVHVYALAVGWQQITEETPSSETLRRYPEMSFLTLDFDTEFPISVRATIDRLTAKA, from the coding sequence GTGGTCAGCGAAACTCCCCGTCCCGCCCGTGCGCGTAGCCCTGAAGAAAAATCTCAGCGACGCGACGATATCCTCCGTGCCGCCGAACGTCTCTGGACGAATACGCCTTACGCTGACCTGAGCATGAACCAGGTGGCACGTGAGGCCAAACTTGCCAAAGGCACCCTGTATCTGTACTTCGATACCAAAGAAGAATTGTTCCTGGCCCTGCTGACCGAGCATCTGCAGCAGTGGCTGGCACACCTGACCGGCATGTTGGCCGAGCGCCAGCCCAAAACGCCCAATGACGTTGCCGATGTCATCATCGATTCTTCTAAAGGCTATGAGGCCCTGCGCCGCCTGTTGATCTTGCTGGGCACGGTACTGGAGCGCAATGTGCGCCCCGAACTGACCCTGAACTTCAAGCGCGACGTGCGCCGGATGCTGCAAGAAGTCATTGCCCAGATGCCCTTCGAGCCCGACCTGACCCTCAAGATCATCGTGCATGTGTACGCCCTGGCGGTTGGCTGGCAGCAGATCACCGAAGAGACGCCGTCTTCGGAAACCCTGCGCCGTTACCCTGAAATGTCGTTCCTGACGTTGGATTTCGACACCGAGTTCCCCATTTCGGTACGCGCCACTATTGACCGCCTGACGGCCAAAGCGTAA
- a CDS encoding PLP-dependent aminotransferase family protein produces MTSIPDLLPTLPGEVLHARVARTLRDAVQRGVLVQGARLPGHRTLAAQLGVSRNTLVDALAQLQAEGYVSAGERSGTRVAVPPASAVAAASTSPLPLSAWATRALAGRITDAGGVYAVDFRVGQPVPDLYPAGAWALALARRAGQASSGSLGLPSNLPTEPGLNELGPLETRRALAAYLNAERGARVTPDMLMLTGGTQWALDALARVFLEEGRVAATEDPTYPGARAALAATGATLLPVPVDEQGIDPAALPAHATLLYVTPGCQYPTTAALPAARSQAVIAWARACGAFILEDDYAADLHHTARPPAVMQGLAPDRVLLLGSFSKSLAPVTRSGYLVAPPDVVRVLAGTRPLTDRAPGVLDALALADILSSGAYARHLRRARQNIRHRHDTLLEALAAHLPGWQPTPARAGLHVHVTLPPHLTEADAVAIARRADVALTPAAPLAVLPRPPAVLLGYAHLPPEAIRDGVRRMGESRT; encoded by the coding sequence ATGACCTCCATCCCCGACCTGTTGCCCACGCTGCCCGGTGAGGTACTGCACGCCCGCGTGGCCCGCACCCTGCGTGACGCCGTGCAGCGCGGCGTGTTGGTGCAGGGAGCACGGCTGCCCGGACACCGCACACTGGCCGCGCAGTTGGGTGTGTCGCGCAATACGTTGGTAGATGCCCTGGCGCAGCTTCAGGCCGAGGGGTACGTCAGCGCGGGCGAGCGGTCTGGAACCCGTGTGGCTGTGCCGCCCGCTTCCGCTGTTGCTGCTGCCAGCACCTCCCCGTTGCCGCTGAGTGCGTGGGCCACCCGCGCCCTCGCAGGCCGAATCACCGACGCGGGCGGCGTGTACGCGGTGGATTTCCGGGTGGGCCAACCTGTACCCGACTTGTACCCGGCGGGAGCCTGGGCTTTGGCTCTGGCACGGCGGGCGGGGCAGGCCAGTTCGGGTTCATTGGGCCTGCCGTCTAATTTGCCGACTGAGCCGGGATTGAACGAACTCGGCCCGCTGGAAACCCGCCGCGCCCTTGCCGCCTACCTGAATGCCGAACGCGGCGCGCGGGTCACGCCCGACATGCTGATGCTGACGGGCGGCACGCAATGGGCACTGGACGCCCTGGCCCGTGTATTTTTGGAAGAGGGCCGGGTGGCCGCCACCGAAGACCCCACCTATCCGGGAGCGCGGGCCGCCCTCGCCGCCACCGGAGCCACATTGTTACCCGTCCCCGTTGATGAGCAGGGCATCGATCCAGCGGCATTGCCCGCACACGCCACGCTGCTCTATGTCACTCCCGGCTGTCAGTACCCCACTACCGCCGCCCTGCCCGCTGCCCGAAGTCAGGCCGTGATCGCTTGGGCGCGGGCCTGCGGAGCCTTCATTCTGGAAGATGATTACGCCGCCGACCTGCACCACACGGCGCGGCCCCCAGCCGTGATGCAGGGCCTCGCGCCTGACCGGGTGTTGCTGCTAGGCAGCTTCAGCAAAAGCCTTGCCCCTGTGACCCGCAGCGGTTATCTGGTGGCCCCGCCCGATGTGGTGCGCGTGCTGGCCGGAACCCGCCCCCTCACTGACCGTGCTCCCGGTGTGCTGGACGCCCTCGCGCTGGCCGACATCCTCTCTTCTGGAGCCTACGCCCGCCACCTGCGCCGCGCCCGCCAGAACATTCGCCACCGCCACGACACGCTGCTGGAAGCGTTGGCCGCTCATCTTCCCGGCTGGCAACCCACCCCCGCTCGCGCCGGCCTGCACGTACATGTCACGCTGCCCCCCCACCTGACCGAAGCCGACGCTGTGGCCATTGCCCGCCGCGCCGATGTGGCTCTCACGCCCGCTGCCCCACTGGCCGTGCTGCCCCGTCCGCCCGCCGTACTGCTGGGGTACGCCCACTTGCCCCCGGAAGCGATTCGGGACGGGGTGCGGAGAATGGGGGAGAGTAGAACGTAA